Part of the Terriglobales bacterium genome, CCCAATTCAAGGCCCAGGCGCACGATCTCGGCTTTGCGCAGGGCGATGAGCGGGGTCAGGACCTCGATGCGGCCCTCGCGGGTGCCCGCCCGCACCACCTCCTGGAAGGCGCGGTAGTAGGCGGGACGGCAGTCGGGATAGCCGGAGCTGTCGGGCTCGACCGCGCCGATCACCACCTTCTCCGCCCCCAGCACCTCGGCCCAGCTCACCGCCGCCGCCAGGAAATGGGCGTTGCGGAAGGGCACGTAGGTGACGGGGATGGCGCCGGCGCCCGTCTTTTCCCCCGCCTCGGGGACGGCGATCTTCTCGTCGGTCAGGGCAGAGCCGCCCACGGCGCGCAGGGCCTCGTTGCGCAGCAGCAGGCGCTCGCCGATGCCCAGGCGGTCGCAGATGGCCAGGAAGGCGCGGCGCTCGCGCTCCTCCGTACGCTGCCCGTAGCTGACGTGCAGGGCGGCGGGGCGGTAATCGCGGGCTGCCAGCGCGGCGCACACGCAGGAGTCCATCCCTCCGCTTAAGAGAACGACGGCGCGCGGCTTTTCTTGCGCGGGCATGGACCCCTCACTTAGGTAGGATGACGCCGCGGGGCGCTGCGCTGCCCCGCGAGACTTGTTGATTTTCCCATTTCTTGATTTATCGATTTCCCTTTCTTATCAGGGGCTTAGGGGCGGCCTCTGGAAATCAATAAATCGATAAATCAAGAAATGAACAAATGGTCACACCCCCTTCTTCGCCGGATCCCAGATGAACTTGTGCACTTGCAGGCCGAGGCGGACGGGCAGGGCGTCGGCCAGGATCCACTCCGCCAATTCCCGGGGATCGAGCAGGCAGTGGCGGGCGTCGCGCGCGCCGCTGGCATCCTTGCGGAAGGCGGGGGAGAAGATCACCGAGTGCACGCGCTCGGGCAGCTTGTGCTGGCGGGTGAAGTCGCGGGCGAACTCGTAGTCGGCGCGGTCGCTGAGCACGAACTTGATTTCGTCGCGCGCGCCGACCGCCTGCAGGTTCTCCATGCGGAAGGTGTCGGCGGCGCCCGAGTGCGGGCACTTCACGTCCACGATCTTGATCACCTCTTTGGGGACGGCGGCCAGGGGGCGCTCGCCCGAGGTCTCGAGCAGCACGGTGTGGCCGCGGGCGAGCAGGCGGCGCATCAGTTCCAGGGCTTCCTGCTCCTGCAGCATGGGCTCGCCGCCGGTGATCTCGACCAGCTGGGCCGGGCCCAGGCGCGCCAGCTCCGCCTCCACCTCGTCCAGCGACATCTTGCGGCCGCCGGTGAAGGTGTACTCGCTGTCGCACCAGGAGCAGCGCAGGTTGCAGGCGGTGAGGCGAACGAAGAGGCAGGGCAGCCCGGCGTAGCTGGACTCGCCCTGGATGCTGCGGAAGATCTCGGTCACTTGCATCGGGAGATTGAGTAATTGGGTAATTGAGTAATCGGGTAATTTCGCCGAGGGTGTGGCGTCCGAGCCAATTAGTCGATTACCCGATTACCCAATCACTCAATCATTCGAAATACGTCGCCGTGGTGGTGTCCGTCTCCCAGATGGTGACGTCTTTCACCTTGACGCGGCCGTTGGTGGCCCGGATCAGGTTCGCGTTGGTCTCTTCGTAAAAATACTTGGCCAGGTTCTCCGCCGAGGGGTTCACGGTAGTGAAGGGCGCGAGCTCGTTGATCATCTGGTGGTCGAGGCGCTCGATGACGCCGCGCATGACCTCGCGCAGGTCCTTGAAGTCCACCAGCAGGCCAGCGCGGTCGAGCTCGCGGCCGTGCATGGTGACCCGCACCTTGTAGTTGTGGCCGTGGGGCTTCTCGCACTTGCCCTTGTAGTCACGCAGGTAGTGGCCCGCGGCGAACGTGTCTTCGACGGTGATCTCGAACATAAGAAGCTCTTAGCCGTTAGCCCTTAGCCGGGAGCGCCCAACGACGGCTCTCTGACCCACCATTGTAGCGCGGAGGGGGTAAAGCCGCGATTTCAGCGGGCGCCGAAGAACTCTTCCACCTCGGCCAGGTCGGTGGCGCCGCGGTACCACGCCTCTCCTGCTCTCCACCCCAGAGTGGCCGCTATGAACTCTTTATGAACTCCTGCTTGGATCTTTATGTCGGACGAAGTCCAATGGTCCCAGGCATCCCTGCGCTTGCAACATCGCAAGCGGTCGTGCTCGCAGTCGTGGCCGAGCCCCGGGCACGATCGAGCCGGCCGACCCAAGGTGAACCGATGAACACAACAGCGCTACCGCCGACGGTTCCGCAACGACGGTGGAATTGGCGGCTCTTCTGGACCCTTGAGATCGCCGGCGTACTCGCTGTTGTGGCCTTGTTCCCCTACGCCCTGGAGATGCAGGGGCCGCTGCTCAAGCAGCATCCTCTGCCCATTCCCCTGGCTGCGCTGGTGCCGATCCAGATCGTGCAGAACGCGATCCTGATCGGCGGGTTCATAGCCCTGGGTATGTTGCTGGCGCCCAAAGTCGGGCTCGGTGCACCGCTGCTGAGCGCGTGGACGAGCGGCCAGCCGGCGGCCCCGAGGCTGCGCGCAACCCTGCCCCTCTCCACGCTCTGGGGAGTCATGGCGGCGGTCTTGGTCGTCATCCTCGACACCAGGATCTTCGCGACGCATCTGCCGCACATCGCCGGCCCGGAAGCGGCCTCTCCCGCGGCCTGGAAGGCTTTCCTGGCGAGCTTCTACGGTGGGATTGACGAAGAGATCCTCCTGCGCTACGGCATCATGACGCTGCTCGTGTTCATCTTCGGCAAGATCTTCCGCGACGCTCCTTCGCGGCCGGCCAGCGCGGCCTTCTGGGCCGCCAACCTTCTCGCGGCGGTGCTGTTCGGTCTTGGCCACCTGCCGGCCACGGCGATGTTGATGCCGCTGACCAAGGTCGTCGTTCTGCGTGCGGTCCTCCTGAACGGCATTCCGGGCGTCATCTTCGGGTTCTTGTACTGGAAGCGCGGACTGGAATCCGCGATGCTCTCTCACTTCGCCGCCGATCTCGTCCTGCACGTCGTCGCACCGCTCTTTCTCGGACGGTAGTGCCCTCCCTCTCCGGGGTTTGATGGAGGCGGCCTGGCAAGCATGCCCTGTGGCAAAGACTTCTCGCGGAGCGGGGGAAGGGCCCGCTTTCAGCGGGCGCCGAAGAACGCTTCCACCTCGGCCAGGTCGGCGGTGCGGCGGTAGGGAGGCAGGCTGTCGAGAAAGACGCGGCCGTACTGCTTCTTGAGGATGCGGTTGTCGAGCAGGGCCAGCAGGCCGCGGTCCTCGAGCGAGCGGATCAGCCGCCCGAAGCCCTGCTTCAGAGTGATGACCGCGGCCGGCACCTGGTAGTCGTAGAAGGCGTTGCCGCCCTCCTCGTCGATGGCCTTCACCCGCGCCGCCACCACCGGATCGTTGGGGACGGCGAAGGGCAGGCGGTCGATGATCACGCAGCTCAACTGCTCGCCCTGCACGTCCACGCCCTGCCAGAACGAGGCGGTGGCGAAGAGCACGGCGTTTGGGGTCTGGCGGAACTCCTCCAGCAGGGCGTTCTTGGGGGCGGTGCCCTGCAGAAGCATGGGATACTCCAGCTCGGTTTCCAGGCGCTGGAAGACGTCGCGCATCTGGGCGTAGCTGGTGAACAGGCAGAAGGCGCGGCCGCGAGTGATCTCGAGCAGGCGGCGGACGCACTCGGCTGCGCGCGCACCGAACTGCGGGGTGCGCGGGTCGGGAAGGCTGGGCGGGACGTAGAGCATCGCCTGCTTCTCGTAATCGAAGTGCGAGGGCACGACCAGTTCGCGGGCGTGGTCGAGGCCCAGGCGCCGGCGGATGTAGTCGAAGCCGCCACCCACGGCCAGCGTGGCCGAGGTTAGCACCGCCGTCTGCAGCGGCTCAAAGAGGGTCTGCCGCAGGATGCCGGAGACCTCGATGGGCGTGGCCTGCAGGAAGACGTGGGCGGCGGCGCCGCGGCCGCGCCTTGTCTCGCCTCCGCGCCCCCGCCGCTCGATCCAGAAGACGGTGTTGCGCGGGTTCTCTTCCATGAGGAAGTGAAGATGCGCCCCCAGCTCCTCGCAGCGGCGCATGAGGTTGAAGACTTCCTCGGGCTTTTCCGGCAGGGCACGCAGCTCGGTGGAGAGCCGGGTGATGGCGTTGTTCAGGCCCAGGTACTCTTCGCCGTTTTCCTCCAGGAACTCGCGGCGGGTGTCGAAGGCGAAGCGGCCTTCGCCCGCGGGCAGGAGGGAAAAGAAGAACGCCGCGCGCTCGCGCAGGTTAGCCGCGGCCTGCATCGCCCGCGGGCCGGAGAGCTTCTTGGCGCGCAGGGTGTTGTCCACGTCGCGGGCCAGGTCGTCGAAGCGCAGGCTGCTGAGCGAGACCCCGAAGTAGCTGGAGGCCACGTCTTCCAGCTCATGGGCCTCGTCGAAGATGACGGCGGCGGCTTCAGGCAGGATGCCGGCGTCGGGCGCGCCCTCGGAGGCCTGCTTGATGGCCAGGTCGGCGAAGAAGAGGTGGTGGTTGACGATGATGAGGTCGCTCTCCGCCGCGCGGCGGTGCATCTCGGTGATGAAGCAGCGGTCGAACTGCGGGCACTTCTGCCCGGTGCAGGCCTCGGCGCGCGCGTCCAGCTTGGGCCAGAGCAGGCTGTTGTCGGGGATGGAGGCCAATTCGGCGCGGTCGCCGGTGGGCGTCTGCTGCTCCCACTCCGCGATCAGCCGGAACTGGTCGATCTCTTCCAGGCCGCTGAGCACCGGCTGCTCGCGCAGGTCGTAGAGCTTCTGCCGGCAGAGATAGTTGTTGCGCCCCTTCATGTAGCAGACCTTCAGATGGCCGCTGCCGCCGGGAAAGAGCGCGCGCTCCAGGAAGGGGATGTCCTTGTAGAAGAGCTGCTCTTGCAGCGTTTTCGTGCCGGTGGAGAGGATGACGCGCTGGCCGGAGCGGAGGACGGGCAGCAGGTAGGCCAGGGTCTTGCCGGTGCCGGTTCCGGCCTCGACCACCAGGTGCCGCTTCTCCTTGAGCGCTTGTTCCACCGCCTCGGCCATCTGCAGTTGGCCGCGGCGGAACTCGTAGGCGGGATGCGTCTTCGAGAGCACGCCCCCGGGCGCGAAAAAGCTGTAGAGCGAGCCGGGGGCGGCGGTGGTGGGTTCGTGGGAAGGCATCGCGCTCTTTATAATACGAGCTTTCTCTTTCTACATCCCGAGCGAAGCGAGGGAGCCCTATTCTCACGAGGGAGTATGGTGGTGATAGGGCTTCCTCGCGCTGCGCGCTCGGAATGTGAATAACGGACGATGCCGGCTTCAGGCACAACTCGAAGCGCCCTCACCCTGGCCATCGTGGGGCGGCCCAACGTGGGCAAGAGCACGCTCTTCAACCGGCTGGTGGGGCGGC contains:
- a CDS encoding radical SAM protein, producing MQVTEIFRSIQGESSYAGLPCLFVRLTACNLRCSWCDSEYTFTGGRKMSLDEVEAELARLGPAQLVEITGGEPMLQEQEALELMRRLLARGHTVLLETSGERPLAAVPKEVIKIVDVKCPHSGAADTFRMENLQAVGARDEIKFVLSDRADYEFARDFTRQHKLPERVHSVIFSPAFRKDASGARDARHCLLDPRELAEWILADALPVRLGLQVHKFIWDPAKKGV
- the queD gene encoding 6-carboxytetrahydropterin synthase QueD: MFEITVEDTFAAGHYLRDYKGKCEKPHGHNYKVRVTMHGRELDRAGLLVDFKDLREVMRGVIERLDHQMINELAPFTTVNPSAENLAKYFYEETNANLIRATNGRVKVKDVTIWETDTTTATYFE
- the queC gene encoding 7-cyano-7-deazaguanine synthase QueC, with product MPAQEKPRAVVLLSGGMDSCVCAALAARDYRPAALHVSYGQRTEERERRAFLAICDRLGIGERLLLRNEALRAVGGSALTDEKIAVPEAGEKTGAGAIPVTYVPFRNAHFLAAAVSWAEVLGAEKVVIGAVEPDSSGYPDCRPAYYRAFQEVVRAGTREGRIEVLTPLIALRKAEIVRLGLELGAPFDLTWSCYSREDRACGVCESCVLRRRAFQDAGARDPIPYESAAVVQ
- a CDS encoding CPBP family intramembrane glutamic endopeptidase, whose translation is MNTTALPPTVPQRRWNWRLFWTLEIAGVLAVVALFPYALEMQGPLLKQHPLPIPLAALVPIQIVQNAILIGGFIALGMLLAPKVGLGAPLLSAWTSGQPAAPRLRATLPLSTLWGVMAAVLVVILDTRIFATHLPHIAGPEAASPAAWKAFLASFYGGIDEEILLRYGIMTLLVFIFGKIFRDAPSRPASAAFWAANLLAAVLFGLGHLPATAMLMPLTKVVVLRAVLLNGIPGVIFGFLYWKRGLESAMLSHFAADLVLHVVAPLFLGR
- a CDS encoding ATP-dependent DNA helicase; the protein is MPSHEPTTAAPGSLYSFFAPGGVLSKTHPAYEFRRGQLQMAEAVEQALKEKRHLVVEAGTGTGKTLAYLLPVLRSGQRVILSTGTKTLQEQLFYKDIPFLERALFPGGSGHLKVCYMKGRNNYLCRQKLYDLREQPVLSGLEEIDQFRLIAEWEQQTPTGDRAELASIPDNSLLWPKLDARAEACTGQKCPQFDRCFITEMHRRAAESDLIIVNHHLFFADLAIKQASEGAPDAGILPEAAAVIFDEAHELEDVASSYFGVSLSSLRFDDLARDVDNTLRAKKLSGPRAMQAAANLRERAAFFFSLLPAGEGRFAFDTRREFLEENGEEYLGLNNAITRLSTELRALPEKPEEVFNLMRRCEELGAHLHFLMEENPRNTVFWIERRGRGGETRRGRGAAAHVFLQATPIEVSGILRQTLFEPLQTAVLTSATLAVGGGFDYIRRRLGLDHARELVVPSHFDYEKQAMLYVPPSLPDPRTPQFGARAAECVRRLLEITRGRAFCLFTSYAQMRDVFQRLETELEYPMLLQGTAPKNALLEEFRQTPNAVLFATASFWQGVDVQGEQLSCVIIDRLPFAVPNDPVVAARVKAIDEEGGNAFYDYQVPAAVITLKQGFGRLIRSLEDRGLLALLDNRILKKQYGRVFLDSLPPYRRTADLAEVEAFFGAR